Sequence from the Bacillus sp. es.036 genome:
TTGATGTAACACCAATGAAAGTGAAGTTAAAAATCGATAAAGTAAATGAAAAGAAAATGGAAAAATTTTAGAAGTTCGTTTATGAAAAGAAGGATGTGCCAACGCACATCCTTCTTTAGTATTCTACTCGTTCGCCATGTTTTTGCCAGTTTTGAAAAGGCTCGTTCTTTTCTTTCATCTCAATATGATGGAACGGGATGGTTCTATGTTCAGGTTTTTTCTCGATTTCATCATAGATGACAGCATCATCAAATCCGGCATCGGCAGCTTCGTGTCTTGAAGCTGCGAAGTAAACGCGATCAGGCCGTGACCAGTAAATGGCGCCAAGGCACATTGGACATGGTTCACAGCTTGCGTAAATGACACAGCCGTCAAGCTGATGCGTCCCGAGTTTTTGGCAGGCGTTTCGAATAGCGACAACTTCTGCATGAGCAGTTGGATCGTGGTCGCTTGTCACTTGATTGAACCCTTCCCCAATCACAACGCCATCTTTTACAACGATAGCCCCAAATGGACCACCACGATAATCTGTAACACTTTTTGATGCTAACTGAATGGCATGTGTGAGCCAATCTTTCTCTGTCATTTCACCACACTCCTATCTAATAGGTATTAGACATATCTATCATCATTCCCTTTCAGCTTAGAAAATTTCAGGGAAAGAGCCGAAAAATAATAAATCGGTAGTCTCGTTTATAAGTAGTGATATGCTAAAATCAGTTTTAGGCTATCGCTGTCTGTGATAGACCTTCATTCAACAGGAGGTTTATATGATTTCCTTTCTTCTGACGTTAAAGAGAATGCTATCCGCATTATGGTGGGCTATTAAAGATAAAGAATTTCAGGTGCTATTCTTTTTAACAACGATCACCCTCGTCTCAGGAACGATTTTCTATCACACGGTAGAGAGTTGGTCTGTGTTAGATTCGCTGTATTTTAGTGTTGTTACTCTAACGACCGTAGGCTTTGGTGATTTTAGTCCACAAACCGATTTTGGTAAGATTTTTACTATCTTATATTTGTTTACTGGAATTGGCCTTATTTTAGGATTCATTAATAAGCTTGCTTTACATATGGGAAGAAGTAAATCAAGAAAACAAGATGAACGTGAAAGGAAGGGCTTAAACAAAAGGTAATCTCTTCCGAAGTTCTCTTTCTTGCGTTATAACGAATAGAGGCTTATAATACAAAACGTAATTATTACGATTTATGAAAAGTGATTGATCATTATAAGTTGTGGATAACTGCTTAGTGCTCAAATCGCAACGATTATAATAGAGAAAGGAATGCATTTATTTGGCTAAGAAGTCGAAAGTAGTAAAAGAACAAAAGCGTCAGGAGCTCGTCTTGAAATATGCTGAGCTTCGTCAGGAGTTGAAAGCGAAAGGTGATTATGAAGCTATGCGTAAATTGCCACGTGATTCTTCACCAACTCGGTTAAATAATCGCTGTGAAGTGACTGGTCGTCCGAAGGGGTACTTACGAAAATTTAAAATGTCTAGGATTGCGTTTCGTGAATATGCTCATAAGGGGCAGATCCCTGGAGTGAAGAAGTCAAGCTGGTAAAAGGGTAGGGGAAGATGAATGGAGTGCAATGAATATTTATTGAAGATGCTCGTTCGTGATATCGTGGCAAAACTCCCGGAGAAGGAGAAAGCCCTCTATCAGTTCATTGATGAATTAGAAGTAAGGTTGATTGAAGCGGCTGCAACACCCGATCAATACCTGAACCTTCTAAAAAAATATTCTCCTTATCATGAAGCAGCGAATCAATTTGACATCTCTCCATATAAGGCGAGAACAATGATGCATCGAATTGAATGGAAAATTGCCGCGAAATTGGAAGAGAAACTTCAGCATATCAAGTGGTTGGAGCACCCTTCTCACGGAAAAAGAGTGAAAAAAGGATATCTAGTGTTTAAATGAAAAGAGCTGCGAATCATTGATGTATTCGCAGCTCTTTTTAAGTTCACAATCACGCTGTTTTTTCATCAATACCCTTATAACACAGTGAACGGATCAAAAAACGAAGAGGAAGTATAACGTTCTACTGTACAGTTCACGCATTTTAACTTAAAATGATGGTGAGGTGATCAATCTTGGGGTGTTGTTAAAAATAGGGGAGTTAGCTGAATTGTGCCATGTTTCGAAACGGACAGTTGACTATTATACCAAAATGGGATTATTGCAGTGTGAGCGCTCGGAAACGAATTATCGCTTCTATGGGGCAGATGCGATTGATGATATTAAATTCATTGAACAATGCAAAGAAATGCAAATGACGTTAAATCAAATCCAACAACGTCTAACGGTAAAAAAGTCTAGTCAAGTTGATACAGAAATGATTCATAGTCAGGTGAAACAAGTAATTGATAAAATGGAATATTTAGGGGCAGAATTAAAGGACATTTACGAAAATGTTGAGAAATTAGATGAAGAAGCTCAAACGAAGATTAAGAAAAATCTTTCGCCTCAAACTGTCGCACTTATTCAATCGTTACTTCTTTACTCAACTTGACCGGGTGAAAAGTAGAAATGCAATTTTAAAAAAGTTAGGATAAACAACAACTCAGGAGAGTGAAATTTTTTGAATGATATACCACTGGATTCGATTCTTTTATTAGGTTCCTTATTACTGTTATCTGCTTTTTTCTCATCAGCTGAAACAGCCTATTCGAGTGTTAACAAGATTAGGTTAAGAAATTTCGCAGATGAAGGAAGGCGTGGAAGTAAAAGAGCTTTAGCCATTGCTGAGAACTTTGATAAAGCCTTATCAACGATTCTTATCGGAAACAATATAGTCAATATTGCTGCTGCTAGTATTTCAGCTGCTGTAGCAACTGAAATATTTGGCGGGAATGCTGGCCTCGTGATTAGTACGGTGTTCATGACTATTTTAGTCTTGATCTTTGGTGAAATACTTCCTAAATCGTTAGCAAAGGAACACGCAGAATCTTATTCATTAATGATCGCAACGGTGTTATATGTTCTCATTAAGCTGCTTGCACCTCTCAATTTCTTTTTTGTTAAATTGAAAGTGTGGGTATCAAGTCTTTTTGCGAAAAACAGCACAATGCCATCTGTTACAGAAGAAGAGTTAAAAGTAATGTTAGACATTAGTGAAGAAGAAGGGGTCATCGATAAAGAGGAAAGAGACCTCATTCATCGATCGATGGATTTTGATGATACGCTTGCAGGTGAGGTTTTAACACCGCGAATTGACATTGTGGCCATTGATATTGATCAATCCGTAGAAGAAATGAAAGAAATCTTCTTTGAAGAGAGGTTTTCAAGAATACCTGTCTATCAAGATAGTATTGATAATATTATTGGGATTTTAACGGAGAAAGAATTTTTTACTCACTTGATTAAGTATCAAACTGTTGATATTAAAGAATTAATTCGAGAGCCTCTGTTTGTGGTAGAATCAATGAAGATTTCCACTCTGTTACCAAAATTGCAAAAGGAAAAGGTACACATGGCCATTGTGCTAGATGAATTTGGTGGTACGTCAGGAATCGTTACATTAGAAGACGTACTAGAAGAGATTGTGGGAGAAATCTGGGATGAGCAAGATGAGAAATTCAGTACGATGCAGCGAATCTCTGATAGCAACTATCGTTTTGATGCTCAATTTCAGCTAGATGATTTCTTCGATTTAATGGAGGCGGCTACACCTGAAAGTTCTTATCACACGATAGGTGGATGGGTCATTGAGAATCTCGGAACAGTTCCTAGTAACGGGGATTCCTTCTATTATGAAAATCTTAAAATTATCGTCGAACAAGTTGAAGAGCGTCGCGTAAGAAAAATACTGGTAGAAGTGCTTCCAAAAGATCAAACATACGAAGATATGATGGTAAGAGTTTAGATTCTTATTCATCTCACATAAAAAACAACAAGAGCAGCTGAT
This genomic interval carries:
- a CDS encoding nucleoside deaminase, with the translated sequence MTEKDWLTHAIQLASKSVTDYRGGPFGAIVVKDGVVIGEGFNQVTSDHDPTAHAEVVAIRNACQKLGTHQLDGCVIYASCEPCPMCLGAIYWSRPDRVYFAASRHEAADAGFDDAVIYDEIEKKPEHRTIPFHHIEMKEKNEPFQNWQKHGERVEY
- a CDS encoding hemolysin family protein produces the protein MNDIPLDSILLLGSLLLLSAFFSSAETAYSSVNKIRLRNFADEGRRGSKRALAIAENFDKALSTILIGNNIVNIAAASISAAVATEIFGGNAGLVISTVFMTILVLIFGEILPKSLAKEHAESYSLMIATVLYVLIKLLAPLNFFFVKLKVWVSSLFAKNSTMPSVTEEELKVMLDISEEEGVIDKEERDLIHRSMDFDDTLAGEVLTPRIDIVAIDIDQSVEEMKEIFFEERFSRIPVYQDSIDNIIGILTEKEFFTHLIKYQTVDIKELIREPLFVVESMKISTLLPKLQKEKVHMAIVLDEFGGTSGIVTLEDVLEEIVGEIWDEQDEKFSTMQRISDSNYRFDAQFQLDDFFDLMEAATPESSYHTIGGWVIENLGTVPSNGDSFYYENLKIIVEQVEERRVRKILVEVLPKDQTYEDMMVRV
- the rpsN gene encoding 30S ribosomal protein S14; this encodes MAKKSKVVKEQKRQELVLKYAELRQELKAKGDYEAMRKLPRDSSPTRLNNRCEVTGRPKGYLRKFKMSRIAFREYAHKGQIPGVKKSSW
- a CDS encoding potassium channel family protein, with product MISFLLTLKRMLSALWWAIKDKEFQVLFFLTTITLVSGTIFYHTVESWSVLDSLYFSVVTLTTVGFGDFSPQTDFGKIFTILYLFTGIGLILGFINKLALHMGRSKSRKQDERERKGLNKR
- a CDS encoding MerR family transcriptional regulator, producing the protein MLLKIGELAELCHVSKRTVDYYTKMGLLQCERSETNYRFYGADAIDDIKFIEQCKEMQMTLNQIQQRLTVKKSSQVDTEMIHSQVKQVIDKMEYLGAELKDIYENVEKLDEEAQTKIKKNLSPQTVALIQSLLLYST